The following coding sequences are from one Leptolyngbya sp. NIES-3755 window:
- a CDS encoding adenosylhomocysteinase (similar to AA sequence:cyanobase_aa:LBDG_52420) — protein MTATPVRLKYEVKDLALAPAGKQRIEWAGREMPVLKQIRDRFAQEKPFEGIRLVACCHVTTETANLAIALKAGGADAILIASNPLSTQDDVAASLVADYEIPVFAIKGEDNDTYHKHVQIALDHRPNIIIDDGCDVVATLVQQRKHQLEDLIGTTEETTTGVVRLQAMLKDGALTFPAVNVNDAETKHFFDNRYGTGQSTLDGIIRATNILLAGKTIVVAGYGWCGKGTANRARGLGANVIVTEISPVAAIEAVMDGFQVMPMSEAASKGDIFITVTGNKHVIRGEHFDAMKDGAIVCNSGHFDIEIDLEALKERSSDVKTVRNFTEEYTLKSGKSVVVLGEGRLVNLAAAEGHPSAVMDMSFANQALAAEYLVKNKGQLEPGVYPVPTELDQEIARLKLQAMGFSIDSLTADQTEYINSWTSGT, from the coding sequence ATGACTGCAACACCCGTCCGTTTGAAATATGAAGTCAAAGACCTCGCCCTCGCACCTGCTGGCAAACAGCGGATTGAGTGGGCTGGGCGGGAAATGCCAGTGTTGAAGCAAATCCGCGATCGTTTCGCTCAAGAAAAACCGTTTGAAGGCATCAGACTCGTCGCGTGCTGTCACGTCACGACCGAGACTGCAAATCTCGCGATCGCCCTCAAAGCAGGTGGAGCCGATGCAATCCTGATTGCTTCTAACCCACTGTCTACCCAAGATGATGTCGCTGCTAGCTTAGTGGCAGACTATGAAATTCCTGTTTTCGCAATCAAAGGCGAAGACAATGATACCTATCACAAGCACGTGCAAATCGCGCTGGATCATCGTCCGAATATCATCATCGACGATGGTTGTGATGTGGTTGCGACTTTGGTACAACAACGTAAACACCAGCTTGAAGACTTGATCGGAACGACCGAAGAAACCACCACTGGAGTTGTCCGCTTACAAGCGATGCTCAAAGATGGTGCGCTGACCTTCCCGGCAGTCAACGTCAACGACGCAGAAACTAAGCACTTCTTCGATAACCGTTACGGAACCGGACAATCGACCCTCGATGGAATTATCCGCGCAACAAACATTTTGTTGGCAGGTAAAACGATCGTCGTTGCTGGATACGGCTGGTGCGGTAAAGGAACGGCGAATCGTGCTCGTGGTTTAGGTGCAAACGTGATCGTCACCGAAATCAGCCCAGTAGCAGCGATCGAGGCTGTGATGGATGGTTTCCAGGTGATGCCCATGTCTGAAGCCGCATCGAAAGGCGATATCTTCATTACCGTCACAGGTAATAAGCATGTGATTCGCGGTGAACACTTCGACGCGATGAAAGATGGCGCGATCGTGTGTAACTCTGGTCACTTCGATATCGAAATCGACCTTGAAGCACTGAAAGAGCGTTCTTCTGATGTGAAGACCGTTCGCAACTTCACTGAAGAGTACACCTTGAAATCCGGTAAATCCGTGGTTGTTCTAGGGGAAGGTCGCTTGGTGAACTTGGCAGCCGCAGAAGGACATCCGAGCGCGGTCATGGATATGAGCTTTGCAAACCAAGCGTTGGCAGCAGAATATCTCGTCAAGAACAAAGGACAGTTGGAGCCTGGTGTTTATCCGGTTCCGACCGAATTGGATCAAGAAATTGCACGGTTGAAACTGCAAGCGATGGGTTTCTCGATCGATAGCTTGACCGCTGATCAAACCGAGTACATCAACTCCTGGACTTCTGGAACCTAA
- a CDS encoding hypothetical protein (similar to AA sequence:cyanobase_aa:LBDG_52430) → MMNFVPVGRFFSMGDGRVGQYLSTRVLSVRTPFRRYSRSNDVCYLGFEKLSQAQKFAQSLASSGLRFTVQKSQVLTQFPYEIKLYGDTETAKRLAYWDRKDHDRASQRSVIAA, encoded by the coding sequence ATGATGAATTTCGTTCCAGTTGGTCGGTTTTTCTCGATGGGCGATGGACGGGTTGGGCAGTATCTTTCGACTAGAGTTTTAAGTGTGAGGACTCCATTTCGGCGATATTCTCGATCGAATGATGTCTGTTATCTCGGCTTTGAGAAGTTGAGCCAAGCTCAGAAGTTCGCTCAATCGCTTGCGAGTTCAGGGTTACGGTTTACGGTTCAGAAGAGTCAAGTGCTGACTCAGTTCCCGTATGAAATCAAGTTGTACGGCGACACGGAGACAGCGAAGCGGCTGGCGTATTGGGATCGCAAAGATCACGATCGCGCCTCACAAAGATCTGTAATTGCGGCGTAG
- a CDS encoding hypothetical protein (similar to AA sequence:cyanobase_aa:LBDG_52440), protein MTKHYILQLDPSAKYEWDRCSLRDPITADRPEFAGLIAQAVGELPGSYLVSVKIEVQVLEQAAPQSQRELPPISELSSELATRVPVLQGRVA, encoded by the coding sequence ATGACGAAGCATTACATTCTTCAGCTTGATCCGAGCGCCAAGTATGAGTGGGATCGGTGTTCGCTTCGTGATCCGATTACTGCCGATCGACCAGAATTTGCTGGCTTGATCGCGCAGGCAGTTGGAGAGCTGCCCGGTTCGTATCTCGTGTCTGTCAAGATTGAAGTGCAAGTTCTAGAGCAAGCTGCACCGCAGTCTCAGAGAGAGCTTCCCCCGATTTCCGAGTTGTCATCCGAGCTTGCGACCCGCGTTCCGGTTTTGCAGGGTCGCGTCGCTTAA
- a CDS encoding hypothetical protein (similar to AA sequence:cyanobase_aa:LBDG_52450), with product MKLRLDQYPTAIAQASQHVNELEQKIAEVRYHIARLEGNADMVVAFETALKNDNQRKARRFEVLQVNTEYQRAIDALNRATTEKANAFAHLERLRNEFSVAKLEARLAIAQHLSGLESRELVGL from the coding sequence ATGAAACTTCGTTTAGATCAATATCCCACCGCGATCGCTCAAGCGTCTCAGCACGTGAATGAATTGGAGCAGAAGATCGCTGAGGTTCGCTATCATATCGCTCGATTGGAAGGCAATGCCGATATGGTGGTGGCGTTTGAGACCGCACTGAAGAATGACAATCAGCGCAAGGCACGTCGCTTTGAAGTGCTGCAAGTGAATACCGAATATCAGAGAGCGATCGATGCCCTCAATCGCGCCACGACCGAGAAGGCGAATGCGTTTGCTCATCTAGAGCGGTTGCGGAATGAATTCAGCGTTGCCAAATTGGAAGCACGTTTAGCGATCGCGCAGCATTTGAGCGGATTAGAGTCGCGTGAATTGGTTGGCTTGTAA
- a CDS encoding hypothetical protein (similar to AA sequence:cyanobase_aa:LBDG_52460), with the protein MQERVVVVIRELMKLQGVSIRQISAKIAEEHGGSALGYTQQINRILNDPKYEPSFATVEKILSALKFSMWQLPSNLKTIEARLDHLSDEISEIKDTITQISLAIEALNSDRITNPHNDIEPVRIQCDRPSQDKRVDLSQ; encoded by the coding sequence ATGCAAGAAAGAGTGGTGGTTGTGATTCGGGAGTTGATGAAACTACAAGGAGTCAGTATTCGGCAGATTTCAGCCAAAATTGCTGAAGAGCATGGTGGGAGCGCATTAGGCTACACGCAGCAGATTAATCGGATTCTCAATGATCCGAAATATGAACCGAGTTTCGCAACCGTGGAGAAGATTTTGTCTGCGTTGAAATTTTCGATGTGGCAATTGCCGTCGAATTTGAAAACGATTGAAGCTCGACTCGATCATCTAAGCGATGAAATTTCCGAGATCAAAGATACGATCACACAGATTAGTTTAGCGATCGAGGCGTTGAATAGCGATCGAATTACTAATCCTCATAATGATATCGAGCCTGTAAGAATTCAATGCGATCGACCTTCACAAGATAAACGAGTCGATCTTTCTCAGTAA
- a CDS encoding addiction module toxin, Txe/YoeB (similar to AA sequence:cyanobase_aa:Ava_2088): protein MPKKKSFQPDEPSDNPEQSNATPRSLVFDVRFLEDLTFWVETNRKIALRLLALVEEVGRTPFEGTESLSD, encoded by the coding sequence TTGCCGAAGAAGAAAAGCTTTCAGCCTGATGAACCATCCGATAATCCTGAACAATCAAACGCTACTCCGCGATCGCTAGTTTTTGATGTACGATTCCTAGAGGATTTGACGTTCTGGGTAGAAACTAATCGTAAAATCGCGCTTCGTCTCCTGGCACTGGTTGAAGAAGTCGGGCGCACTCCATTTGAAGGAACGGAAAGCCTGAGCGATTAA
- a CDS encoding prevent-host-death protein (similar to AA sequence:cyanobase_aa:Ava_2087) — translation MAKQISYHEATETFEQLCEEAIATKEPIEITREGSESISIISTSELESLLETVYLFSSHANAARLLDALERAKSGGNQPCTVDELRQEFRLAEEEKLSA, via the coding sequence ATGGCAAAACAAATTTCTTATCACGAAGCTACTGAGACTTTTGAGCAACTGTGTGAGGAAGCGATCGCGACTAAAGAACCCATTGAAATCACTCGTGAGGGATCTGAAAGCATTTCGATTATCTCGACCTCAGAGCTTGAAAGCTTGCTCGAAACTGTCTATCTATTTAGTTCACATGCGAATGCAGCCCGTTTACTAGATGCGCTAGAACGAGCAAAATCTGGTGGCAATCAACCTTGCACCGTGGATGAATTACGTCAGGAGTTTAGACTTGCCGAAGAAGAAAAGCTTTCAGCCTGA
- a CDS encoding hypothetical protein (hypothetical protein Npun_R0985;~similar to AA sequence:cyanobase_aa:LBDG_00560) yields MRRLIQIILSIVLAVGLVACGGRYSVPGNVLKKAIAISVDQTQQEISQQLKLSAAPKVTVDRVKVTDQSPLRIEGLEGYRVKGEYDFTLNLPKRQDRLSDNSFDLYLQRQTIDKKQIWRLAARDGEDWKLKTIE; encoded by the coding sequence GTGAGACGATTGATCCAGATTATCCTATCGATTGTTCTAGCAGTTGGCTTAGTTGCCTGTGGGGGGCGATATTCGGTTCCAGGAAACGTCTTGAAAAAAGCGATCGCGATTTCAGTCGATCAAACTCAGCAAGAAATTAGTCAGCAGCTTAAACTTTCTGCGGCTCCTAAAGTGACTGTCGATCGCGTCAAAGTCACCGATCAATCTCCGCTGAGAATTGAGGGTCTAGAGGGATATCGTGTCAAAGGCGAGTATGATTTCACCCTGAACCTACCCAAGCGACAAGACAGGCTTTCGGACAATTCTTTTGATTTGTATCTGCAACGTCAGACGATCGATAAAAAACAGATTTGGCGATTGGCAGCGCGTGATGGAGAAGACTGGAAATTGAAAACGATCGAATAA